In a genomic window of Gouania willdenowi chromosome 11, fGouWil2.1, whole genome shotgun sequence:
- the LOC114471910 gene encoding serine/threonine-protein phosphatase 1 regulatory subunit 10-like: MECTCSLGALNSAPVPGIKTKKKKTVHWAEEEQLKHYLYFDLDETERVNVNKIKDFGEATKRELMMDIQTPEMIHRHYHDTMVEHVPWTPPRPLTLAECLVSPRNNSTEKLTQTDREMCFLKEIFLSKESVPDSPHEPDPEPYEPMPPRLIPLDMDSSMPDEGYVEPIETSSLPGEALLQAEGSKLPPVLADLMENLHNKCSSPQDVSSAPNAAVPVVNVQELLSSLMVRVESTDISTQVQVLDQNCTQVQGASGNQSTEDLIKQPDFSDKIKQLLGSLQQTQNQNPGGPPLVNSGLLGHGPGMNPINPINPINNINPINPINNINNINPINNINNINNINNINNFNNINPINNMHMQMPMYGGHPPNAAPSATASIRANS; encoded by the exons ATGGAGTGCACGTGCTCCCTGGGCGCCCTTAACTCCGCCCCCGTGCCTGGAATCAagaccaagaagaagaagacggtCCACTGGGCAGAAGAAGAACAACTCAAACACTATTTGTACTTTGACCTGGATGAGACAGAGAGAG TGAATGTAAATAAGATCAAGGACTTTGGTGAGGCCACAAAGCGAGAGCTGATGATGGACATACAGACGCCTGAGATGATTCATCGTCATTACCACGACACCATGGTGGAGCACGTCCCTTGGACGCCCCCGAGACCCCTGACCCTGGCTGAATGTCTGGTGTCCCCCAGGAACAACAGCACAGAGAAGCTCACGCAGACGGACCGGGAGATGTGCTTCCTGAAGGAGATCTTCCTCAGCAAAGAAAG TGTTCCTGATAGTCCACATGAACCAGATCCAGAACCCTACGAGCCCATGCCCCCCCGCCTCATTCCTCTGGATATG GACTCGTCCATGCCTGATGAAGGCTACGTGGAGCCCATAGAAACCTCCTCCCTCCCAGGTGAGGCCCTGCTCCAGGCCGAGGGCTCCAAGCTGCCCCCCGTCCTGGCCGACCTGATGGAGAACCTGCACAACAAATGCAGCAGCCCCCAGGACGTTAGCTCCGCCCCTAACGCTGCAGTTCCTGTTGTGAACGTACAGGAGCTGCTCTCATCACTCATGGTACGTGTTGAAAGTACCgatatatctactcaagtacaagtacttgATCAaaactgtactcaagtacaa GGGGCGTCTGGTAACCAATCCACTGAGGACCTGATCAAGCAGCCAGATTTCTCAGACAAGATCAAACAGTTGTTGGGTTCTCTGCAGCAGACCCAGAACCAGAACCCTGGTGGACCTCCTCTAG TGAACTCAGGTCTGCTGGGTCATGGTCCAGGAATGAACCCCATCAACCCCATCAACCCCATCAACAACATCAACCCCATCAACCCCatcaacaacatcaacaacatcaACCCCatcaacaacatcaacaacatcaacaacatcaacaacatcaacaactTCAACAACATCAACCCCATCAACAACATGCACATGCAGATGCCCATGTACGGGGGCCACCCACCCAACGCAGCACCCAGCGCCACAGCTAGCATCAGAGCTAACAGCTAG